A genomic region of Arachis hypogaea cultivar Tifrunner chromosome 5, arahy.Tifrunner.gnm2.J5K5, whole genome shotgun sequence contains the following coding sequences:
- the LOC112801127 gene encoding AMSH-like ubiquitin thioesterase 2 isoform X2: MLKDSSEDQELSNMKVRNYDTAESVAQSLRNNHEESAKVSSFPLDLGSRLCPVDSLEPTSIKEAGNFFLVHKVTQSSPSPAMCFVAKVPQDEQESHIVAFSSEDGSRKLDDESTSSRTIGVRDVHISMRLMEDFLHLAKENTEKDLETCGILGAVHENGTLYMTTLIIPKQESASNSCQATNEEEVFKILNERSLYPVGWIHTHPSQSCFMSSVDLHTQYSYQSKEIMEMTPFLEVLGVMMMMILYFSDAEDGGSSHSIF; the protein is encoded by the exons ATGCTCAAAGATTCCTCTGAAGATCAGGAATTAAGTAATATGAAG GTTAGAAATTATGATACAGCAGAAAGTGTAGCTCAGAG CTTAAGGAATAATCATGAGGAATCAGCCAAGGTTTCTTCATTTCCATTGGATTTGGGTAGCCGTTTGTGCCCCGTGGATTCTCTTGAACCAACTTCTATTAAGGAAGCTGGAAACTTTTTCTTGGTTCATAAAGTAACCCAGTCCTCACCTTCCCCTGCAATGTGTTTTGTGGCAAAGGTTCCTCAAGATGAACAAGAATCTCATATTGTAGCTTTTAGTTCAGAAGATGGATCCCGGAAGTTGGATGACGAGTCAACTTCATCTAGGACCATAGGTGTACGGGATGTACATATT TCTATGCGGTTAATGGAGGACTTCCTCCATCTTGCTAAAGAAAATACAGAAAAGGATCTGGAAACATGTGGCATACTTGGTGCTGTACAC GAGAATGGAACCCTCTATATGACTACTCTGATCATACCTAAGCAAGAATCAGCTTCCAATTCT TGTCAAGCTACAAATGAGGAGGAAGTTTTCAAAATTCTAAATGAAAGATCTCTTTATCCTGTGGGATGGATCCAT acACATCCTTCTCAAAGTTGTTTCATGTCATCAGTGGATCTGCACACTCAATATTCCTACCAG agcaaggaaatcatggAGATGACGCCATTCTTGGAGGTCTTgggagtgatgatgatgatgatattgtaTTTTTCTGATGCAGAAGACGGTGGCTCAAGCCACTCTATTTTCTAA
- the LOC112801127 gene encoding AMSH-like ubiquitin thioesterase 2 isoform X6 gives MLKDSSEDQELSNMKVRNYDTAESVAQSLRNNHEESAKVSSFPLDLGSRLCPVDSLEPTSIKEAGNFFLVHKVTQSSPSPAMCFVAKVPQDEQESHIVAFSSEDGSRKLDDESTSSRTIGVRDVHISMRLMEDFLHLAKENTEKDLETCGILGAVHENGTLYMTTLIIPKQESASNSCQATNEEEVFKILNERSLYPVGWIHSKEIMEMTPFLEVLGVMMMMILYFSDAEDGGSSHSIF, from the exons ATGCTCAAAGATTCCTCTGAAGATCAGGAATTAAGTAATATGAAG GTTAGAAATTATGATACAGCAGAAAGTGTAGCTCAGAG CTTAAGGAATAATCATGAGGAATCAGCCAAGGTTTCTTCATTTCCATTGGATTTGGGTAGCCGTTTGTGCCCCGTGGATTCTCTTGAACCAACTTCTATTAAGGAAGCTGGAAACTTTTTCTTGGTTCATAAAGTAACCCAGTCCTCACCTTCCCCTGCAATGTGTTTTGTGGCAAAGGTTCCTCAAGATGAACAAGAATCTCATATTGTAGCTTTTAGTTCAGAAGATGGATCCCGGAAGTTGGATGACGAGTCAACTTCATCTAGGACCATAGGTGTACGGGATGTACATATT TCTATGCGGTTAATGGAGGACTTCCTCCATCTTGCTAAAGAAAATACAGAAAAGGATCTGGAAACATGTGGCATACTTGGTGCTGTACAC GAGAATGGAACCCTCTATATGACTACTCTGATCATACCTAAGCAAGAATCAGCTTCCAATTCT TGTCAAGCTACAAATGAGGAGGAAGTTTTCAAAATTCTAAATGAAAGATCTCTTTATCCTGTGGGATGGATCCAT agcaaggaaatcatggAGATGACGCCATTCTTGGAGGTCTTgggagtgatgatgatgatgatattgtaTTTTTCTGATGCAGAAGACGGTGGCTCAAGCCACTCTATTTTCTAA
- the LOC112801127 gene encoding AMSH-like ubiquitin thioesterase 2 isoform X4, with translation MLKDSSEDQELSNMKVRNYDTAESVAQSLRNNHEESAKVSSFPLDLGSRLCPVDSLEPTSIKEAGNFFLVHKVTQSSPSPAMCFVAKVPQDEQESHIVAFSSEDGSRKLDDESTSSRTIGVRDVHISMRLMEDFLHLAKENTEKDLETCGILGAVHENGTLYMTTLIIPKQESASNSCQATNEEEVFKILNERSLYPVGWIHTHPSQSCFMSSVDLHTQYSYQMMIPEAFAIVLAPTDTSRARKSWR, from the exons ATGCTCAAAGATTCCTCTGAAGATCAGGAATTAAGTAATATGAAG GTTAGAAATTATGATACAGCAGAAAGTGTAGCTCAGAG CTTAAGGAATAATCATGAGGAATCAGCCAAGGTTTCTTCATTTCCATTGGATTTGGGTAGCCGTTTGTGCCCCGTGGATTCTCTTGAACCAACTTCTATTAAGGAAGCTGGAAACTTTTTCTTGGTTCATAAAGTAACCCAGTCCTCACCTTCCCCTGCAATGTGTTTTGTGGCAAAGGTTCCTCAAGATGAACAAGAATCTCATATTGTAGCTTTTAGTTCAGAAGATGGATCCCGGAAGTTGGATGACGAGTCAACTTCATCTAGGACCATAGGTGTACGGGATGTACATATT TCTATGCGGTTAATGGAGGACTTCCTCCATCTTGCTAAAGAAAATACAGAAAAGGATCTGGAAACATGTGGCATACTTGGTGCTGTACAC GAGAATGGAACCCTCTATATGACTACTCTGATCATACCTAAGCAAGAATCAGCTTCCAATTCT TGTCAAGCTACAAATGAGGAGGAAGTTTTCAAAATTCTAAATGAAAGATCTCTTTATCCTGTGGGATGGATCCAT acACATCCTTCTCAAAGTTGTTTCATGTCATCAGTGGATCTGCACACTCAATATTCCTACCAG ATGATGATTCCTGAGGCATTTGCCATTGTCCTAGCTCCTACTGATACCTCAAG agcaaggaaatcatggAGATGA
- the LOC112801127 gene encoding AMSH-like ubiquitin thioesterase 2 isoform X8: MLKDSSEDQELSNMKVRNYDTAESVAQSLRNNHEESAKVSSFPLDLGSRLCPVDSLEPTSIKEAGNFFLVHKVTQSSPSPAMCFVAKVPQDEQESHIVAFSSEDGSRKLDDESTSSRTIGVRDVHISMRLMEDFLHLAKENTEKDLETCGILGAVHENGTLYMTTLIIPKQESASNSCQATNEEEVFKILNERSLYPVGWIHMMIPEAFAIVLAPTDTSRARKSWR; this comes from the exons ATGCTCAAAGATTCCTCTGAAGATCAGGAATTAAGTAATATGAAG GTTAGAAATTATGATACAGCAGAAAGTGTAGCTCAGAG CTTAAGGAATAATCATGAGGAATCAGCCAAGGTTTCTTCATTTCCATTGGATTTGGGTAGCCGTTTGTGCCCCGTGGATTCTCTTGAACCAACTTCTATTAAGGAAGCTGGAAACTTTTTCTTGGTTCATAAAGTAACCCAGTCCTCACCTTCCCCTGCAATGTGTTTTGTGGCAAAGGTTCCTCAAGATGAACAAGAATCTCATATTGTAGCTTTTAGTTCAGAAGATGGATCCCGGAAGTTGGATGACGAGTCAACTTCATCTAGGACCATAGGTGTACGGGATGTACATATT TCTATGCGGTTAATGGAGGACTTCCTCCATCTTGCTAAAGAAAATACAGAAAAGGATCTGGAAACATGTGGCATACTTGGTGCTGTACAC GAGAATGGAACCCTCTATATGACTACTCTGATCATACCTAAGCAAGAATCAGCTTCCAATTCT TGTCAAGCTACAAATGAGGAGGAAGTTTTCAAAATTCTAAATGAAAGATCTCTTTATCCTGTGGGATGGATCCAT ATGATGATTCCTGAGGCATTTGCCATTGTCCTAGCTCCTACTGATACCTCAAG agcaaggaaatcatggAGATGA
- the LOC112801127 gene encoding AMSH-like ubiquitin thioesterase 2 isoform X3 — MLKDSSEDQELSNMKVRNYDTAESVAQSLRNNHEESAKVSSFPLDLGSRLCPVDSLEPTSIKEAGNFFLVHKVTQSSPSPAMCFVAKVPQDEQESHIVAFSSEDGSRKLDDESTSSRTIGVRDVHISMRLMEDFLHLAKENTEKDLETCGILGAVHENGTLYMTTLIIPKQESASNSCQATNEEEVFKILNERSLYPVGWIHTHPSQSCFMSSVDLHTQYSYQMMIPEAFAIVLAPTDTSRSSCLEFYDINKC; from the exons ATGCTCAAAGATTCCTCTGAAGATCAGGAATTAAGTAATATGAAG GTTAGAAATTATGATACAGCAGAAAGTGTAGCTCAGAG CTTAAGGAATAATCATGAGGAATCAGCCAAGGTTTCTTCATTTCCATTGGATTTGGGTAGCCGTTTGTGCCCCGTGGATTCTCTTGAACCAACTTCTATTAAGGAAGCTGGAAACTTTTTCTTGGTTCATAAAGTAACCCAGTCCTCACCTTCCCCTGCAATGTGTTTTGTGGCAAAGGTTCCTCAAGATGAACAAGAATCTCATATTGTAGCTTTTAGTTCAGAAGATGGATCCCGGAAGTTGGATGACGAGTCAACTTCATCTAGGACCATAGGTGTACGGGATGTACATATT TCTATGCGGTTAATGGAGGACTTCCTCCATCTTGCTAAAGAAAATACAGAAAAGGATCTGGAAACATGTGGCATACTTGGTGCTGTACAC GAGAATGGAACCCTCTATATGACTACTCTGATCATACCTAAGCAAGAATCAGCTTCCAATTCT TGTCAAGCTACAAATGAGGAGGAAGTTTTCAAAATTCTAAATGAAAGATCTCTTTATCCTGTGGGATGGATCCAT acACATCCTTCTCAAAGTTGTTTCATGTCATCAGTGGATCTGCACACTCAATATTCCTACCAG ATGATGATTCCTGAGGCATTTGCCATTGTCCTAGCTCCTACTGATACCTCAAGGTCTAGTTGTCTTGAATTTTATGACATCAACAAATGCTGA
- the LOC112801127 gene encoding AMSH-like ubiquitin thioesterase 2 isoform X9, giving the protein MLKDSSEDQELSNMKVRNYDTAESVAQSLRNNHEESAKVSSFPLDLGSRLCPVDSLEPTSIKEAGNFFLVHKVTQSSPSPAMCFVAKVPQDEQESHIVAFSSEDGSRKLDDESTSSRTIGVRDVHISMRLMEDFLHLAKENTEKDLETCGILGAVHENGTLYMTTLIIPKQESASNSCQATNEEEVFKILNERSLYPVGWIHMMIPEAFAIVLAPTDTSRSSCLEFYDINKC; this is encoded by the exons ATGCTCAAAGATTCCTCTGAAGATCAGGAATTAAGTAATATGAAG GTTAGAAATTATGATACAGCAGAAAGTGTAGCTCAGAG CTTAAGGAATAATCATGAGGAATCAGCCAAGGTTTCTTCATTTCCATTGGATTTGGGTAGCCGTTTGTGCCCCGTGGATTCTCTTGAACCAACTTCTATTAAGGAAGCTGGAAACTTTTTCTTGGTTCATAAAGTAACCCAGTCCTCACCTTCCCCTGCAATGTGTTTTGTGGCAAAGGTTCCTCAAGATGAACAAGAATCTCATATTGTAGCTTTTAGTTCAGAAGATGGATCCCGGAAGTTGGATGACGAGTCAACTTCATCTAGGACCATAGGTGTACGGGATGTACATATT TCTATGCGGTTAATGGAGGACTTCCTCCATCTTGCTAAAGAAAATACAGAAAAGGATCTGGAAACATGTGGCATACTTGGTGCTGTACAC GAGAATGGAACCCTCTATATGACTACTCTGATCATACCTAAGCAAGAATCAGCTTCCAATTCT TGTCAAGCTACAAATGAGGAGGAAGTTTTCAAAATTCTAAATGAAAGATCTCTTTATCCTGTGGGATGGATCCAT ATGATGATTCCTGAGGCATTTGCCATTGTCCTAGCTCCTACTGATACCTCAAGGTCTAGTTGTCTTGAATTTTATGACATCAACAAATGCTGA
- the LOC112801127 gene encoding AMSH-like ubiquitin thioesterase 2 isoform X10: MGCSLRNNHEESAKVSSFPLDLGSRLCPVDSLEPTSIKEAGNFFLVHKVTQSSPSPAMCFVAKVPQDEQESHIVAFSSEDGSRKLDDESTSSRTIGVRDVHISMRLMEDFLHLAKENTEKDLETCGILGAVHENGTLYMTTLIIPKQESASNSCQATNEEEVFKILNERSLYPVGWIHMMIPEAFAIVLAPTDTSRSSCLEFYDINKC, encoded by the exons ATGGGATGCAGCTTAAGGAATAATCATGAGGAATCAGCCAAGGTTTCTTCATTTCCATTGGATTTGGGTAGCCGTTTGTGCCCCGTGGATTCTCTTGAACCAACTTCTATTAAGGAAGCTGGAAACTTTTTCTTGGTTCATAAAGTAACCCAGTCCTCACCTTCCCCTGCAATGTGTTTTGTGGCAAAGGTTCCTCAAGATGAACAAGAATCTCATATTGTAGCTTTTAGTTCAGAAGATGGATCCCGGAAGTTGGATGACGAGTCAACTTCATCTAGGACCATAGGTGTACGGGATGTACATATT TCTATGCGGTTAATGGAGGACTTCCTCCATCTTGCTAAAGAAAATACAGAAAAGGATCTGGAAACATGTGGCATACTTGGTGCTGTACAC GAGAATGGAACCCTCTATATGACTACTCTGATCATACCTAAGCAAGAATCAGCTTCCAATTCT TGTCAAGCTACAAATGAGGAGGAAGTTTTCAAAATTCTAAATGAAAGATCTCTTTATCCTGTGGGATGGATCCAT ATGATGATTCCTGAGGCATTTGCCATTGTCCTAGCTCCTACTGATACCTCAAGGTCTAGTTGTCTTGAATTTTATGACATCAACAAATGCTGA
- the LOC112801127 gene encoding AMSH-like ubiquitin thioesterase 2 isoform X1 has protein sequence MLKDSSEDQELSNMKVRNYDTAESVAQSLRNNHEESAKVSSFPLDLGSRLCPVDSLEPTSIKEAGNFFLVHKVTQSSPSPAMCFVAKVPQDEQESHIVAFSSEDGSRKLDDESTSSRTIGVRDVHISMRLMEDFLHLAKENTEKDLETCGILGAVHENGTLYMTTLIIPKQESASNSCQATNEEEVFKILNERSLYPVGWIHTHPSQSCFMSSVDLHTQYSYQVIDRSIIYYSLPFFFHVKGFLCSITSHPDMNVIHVHNILSCESN, from the exons ATGCTCAAAGATTCCTCTGAAGATCAGGAATTAAGTAATATGAAG GTTAGAAATTATGATACAGCAGAAAGTGTAGCTCAGAG CTTAAGGAATAATCATGAGGAATCAGCCAAGGTTTCTTCATTTCCATTGGATTTGGGTAGCCGTTTGTGCCCCGTGGATTCTCTTGAACCAACTTCTATTAAGGAAGCTGGAAACTTTTTCTTGGTTCATAAAGTAACCCAGTCCTCACCTTCCCCTGCAATGTGTTTTGTGGCAAAGGTTCCTCAAGATGAACAAGAATCTCATATTGTAGCTTTTAGTTCAGAAGATGGATCCCGGAAGTTGGATGACGAGTCAACTTCATCTAGGACCATAGGTGTACGGGATGTACATATT TCTATGCGGTTAATGGAGGACTTCCTCCATCTTGCTAAAGAAAATACAGAAAAGGATCTGGAAACATGTGGCATACTTGGTGCTGTACAC GAGAATGGAACCCTCTATATGACTACTCTGATCATACCTAAGCAAGAATCAGCTTCCAATTCT TGTCAAGCTACAAATGAGGAGGAAGTTTTCAAAATTCTAAATGAAAGATCTCTTTATCCTGTGGGATGGATCCAT acACATCCTTCTCAAAGTTGTTTCATGTCATCAGTGGATCTGCACACTCAATATTCCTACCAGGTGATTGACCGAAGTATCATTTACTATTCCTTGCCCTTTTTCTTTCATGTAAAAGGATTTCTTTGTTCAATAACTTCACATCCGGATATGAATGTCATACATGTTCATAACATTTTATCATGTGAATCAAATTGA
- the LOC112801127 gene encoding uncharacterized protein isoform X7 produces the protein MLKDSSEDQELSNMKVRNYDTAESVAQSLRNNHEESAKVSSFPLDLGSRLCPVDSLEPTSIKEAGNFFLVHKVTQSSPSPAMCFVAKVPQDEQESHIVAFSSEDGSRKLDDESTSSRTIGVRDVHIENGTLYMTTLIIPKQESASNSCQATNEEEVFKILNERSLYPVGWIHTHPSQSCFMSSVDLHTQYSYQVIDRSIIYYSLPFFFHVKGFLCSITSHPDMNVIHVHNILSCESN, from the exons ATGCTCAAAGATTCCTCTGAAGATCAGGAATTAAGTAATATGAAG GTTAGAAATTATGATACAGCAGAAAGTGTAGCTCAGAG CTTAAGGAATAATCATGAGGAATCAGCCAAGGTTTCTTCATTTCCATTGGATTTGGGTAGCCGTTTGTGCCCCGTGGATTCTCTTGAACCAACTTCTATTAAGGAAGCTGGAAACTTTTTCTTGGTTCATAAAGTAACCCAGTCCTCACCTTCCCCTGCAATGTGTTTTGTGGCAAAGGTTCCTCAAGATGAACAAGAATCTCATATTGTAGCTTTTAGTTCAGAAGATGGATCCCGGAAGTTGGATGACGAGTCAACTTCATCTAGGACCATAGGTGTACGGGATGTACATATT GAGAATGGAACCCTCTATATGACTACTCTGATCATACCTAAGCAAGAATCAGCTTCCAATTCT TGTCAAGCTACAAATGAGGAGGAAGTTTTCAAAATTCTAAATGAAAGATCTCTTTATCCTGTGGGATGGATCCAT acACATCCTTCTCAAAGTTGTTTCATGTCATCAGTGGATCTGCACACTCAATATTCCTACCAGGTGATTGACCGAAGTATCATTTACTATTCCTTGCCCTTTTTCTTTCATGTAAAAGGATTTCTTTGTTCAATAACTTCACATCCGGATATGAATGTCATACATGTTCATAACATTTTATCATGTGAATCAAATTGA
- the LOC112801127 gene encoding AMSH-like ubiquitin thioesterase 2 isoform X5: MGCSLRNNHEESAKVSSFPLDLGSRLCPVDSLEPTSIKEAGNFFLVHKVTQSSPSPAMCFVAKVPQDEQESHIVAFSSEDGSRKLDDESTSSRTIGVRDVHISMRLMEDFLHLAKENTEKDLETCGILGAVHENGTLYMTTLIIPKQESASNSCQATNEEEVFKILNERSLYPVGWIHTHPSQSCFMSSVDLHTQYSYQVIDRSIIYYSLPFFFHVKGFLCSITSHPDMNVIHVHNILSCESN; the protein is encoded by the exons ATGGGATGCAGCTTAAGGAATAATCATGAGGAATCAGCCAAGGTTTCTTCATTTCCATTGGATTTGGGTAGCCGTTTGTGCCCCGTGGATTCTCTTGAACCAACTTCTATTAAGGAAGCTGGAAACTTTTTCTTGGTTCATAAAGTAACCCAGTCCTCACCTTCCCCTGCAATGTGTTTTGTGGCAAAGGTTCCTCAAGATGAACAAGAATCTCATATTGTAGCTTTTAGTTCAGAAGATGGATCCCGGAAGTTGGATGACGAGTCAACTTCATCTAGGACCATAGGTGTACGGGATGTACATATT TCTATGCGGTTAATGGAGGACTTCCTCCATCTTGCTAAAGAAAATACAGAAAAGGATCTGGAAACATGTGGCATACTTGGTGCTGTACAC GAGAATGGAACCCTCTATATGACTACTCTGATCATACCTAAGCAAGAATCAGCTTCCAATTCT TGTCAAGCTACAAATGAGGAGGAAGTTTTCAAAATTCTAAATGAAAGATCTCTTTATCCTGTGGGATGGATCCAT acACATCCTTCTCAAAGTTGTTTCATGTCATCAGTGGATCTGCACACTCAATATTCCTACCAGGTGATTGACCGAAGTATCATTTACTATTCCTTGCCCTTTTTCTTTCATGTAAAAGGATTTCTTTGTTCAATAACTTCACATCCGGATATGAATGTCATACATGTTCATAACATTTTATCATGTGAATCAAATTGA
- the LOC112803401 gene encoding F-box protein SKIP2-like, which translates to MSVNDEGLILILLWCVNLTWLKLRGCREITEAGMAAVGKNCKALKKLSCALCVFGIKEINVVISRCQGSEELSVKRLRGAHDGEEVVGSGTTSVTSVCLKEIVNGQSFVPLMIGSKRLRSLKIGNLHTALVDVHLEKIQVSNVGLVDLSKCLSLDTLHIVKIAECSNVGLNLVAKNCRMLRKLHVDGWRTNRIGDDGLIFVAKHCINLQELALIGIYPTSSSLEAIASKCKALEGLALCGLNTIGDAEIECVANKCVALKKLCIKGCPISNVGIEALTSGCPNLIKFKVRRCRKVTSMVVEWVRKHRESLAFNFDNSDYEALNASQIDHDHAANDVIHFTEKMRRWLLQQKHQMVTMDWQC; encoded by the exons ATGAGCGTGAATGACGAAGGTTTGATCCTGATTTTGCTCTGGTGCGTTAACCTAACGTGGCTCAAGCTCCGTGGATGCCGTGAGATAACGGAGGCAGGAATGGCCGCTGTTGGCAAAAACTGCAAGGCGTTGAAAAAGCTATCTTGTGCTTTGTGCGTGTTCGGTATTAAGGAAATCAACGTTGTCATTAGCCGTTGCCAGGGTTCGGAAGAGCTCTCCGTTAAGCGGTTGCGTGGGGCCCACGATGGCGAGGAGGTGGTTGGTTCCGGAACGACGTCGGTGACTTCTGTTTGCTTGAAAGAGATCGTGAATGGCCAGAGCTTCGTGCCCCTTATGATTGGGTCGAAAAGGCTTCGATCTTTGAAG ATTGGGAACCTCCACACTGCGTTGGTTGATGTTCACCTTGAGAAGATTCAAGTTAGCAATGTGGGTCTTGTGGATTTGTCTAAGTGTTTGAGTTTGGACACTTTGCACATTGTGAAAATCGCTGAGTGCTCAAATGTGGGTCTCAATCTAGTTGCTAAGAACTGCAGGATGTTGAGGAAGCTTCACGTTGATGGGTGGAGAACCAATAGGATTGGTGATGATGGTTTGATTTTTGTTGCCAAACACTGCATTAATTTACAGGAACTTGCTTTGATTGGTATCTATCCAACATCCTCAAGCCTTGAGGCAATTGCTTCCAAATGCAAGGCTTTGGAGGGGTTGGCACTTTGTGGGCTTAATACCATTGGTGACGCTGAGATTGAGTGTGTTGCCAACAAGTGTGTTGCGCTCAAGAAGCTTTGCATTAAGGGGTGTCCTATATCCAATGTGGGGATTGAAGCTCTTACTTCTGGTTGTCCCAATTTGATTAAGTTTAAGGTGAGGAGATGCAGGAAGGTTACTAGTATGGTTGTGGAGTGGGTGCGTAAACATAGGGAGTCCTTGgcatttaattttgataatagtGATTATGAAGCATTGAATGCGAGTCAAATTGATCATGATCATGCAGCGAATGATGTGATACATTTCACAGAGAAAATGAGGAGGTGGCTGCTGCAGCAGAAGCATCAAATGGTTACAATGGATTGGCAATGTTGA